From a single Papaver somniferum cultivar HN1 unplaced genomic scaffold, ASM357369v1 unplaced-scaffold_133, whole genome shotgun sequence genomic region:
- the LOC113333715 gene encoding uncharacterized protein LOC113333715 isoform X1, translating to MIDKLLNKVLKCSGIYKRSHNSSIGQTETFMAGPGVHSLATLYQVAWIKHPWDAYNDMNASSFSYYALIYDDLMVLEDIRCLALEKVVESFEPPLQLLLP from the exons ATGATAGACAAACTACTAAACAAG GTTCTCAAATGTTCCGGAATATACAAAAGATCTCACAACAGTAGTATTGGGCAAACAGAAACTTTTATGGCAGGGCCTGGAGTTCACAGTTTGGCGACATTGTACCAAGTAGCCTGGATCAAACACCCATG GGATGCTTATAATGATATGAATGCATCAAGTTTCTCATATTATGCCTTGATTTATGATGACCTGATGGTACTTGAAGATATCAGGTGTTTGGCCTTGGAGAAGGTAGTTGAATCCTTTGAGCCTCCCTTGCAACTGTTGCTCCCTTAG
- the LOC113333715 gene encoding uncharacterized protein LOC113333715 isoform X2 → MIDKLLNKVLKCSGIYKRSHNSSIGQTETFMAGPGVHSLATLYQVAWIKHPWDAYNDMNASSFSYYALIYDDLMVLEDIRCLALEKV, encoded by the exons ATGATAGACAAACTACTAAACAAG GTTCTCAAATGTTCCGGAATATACAAAAGATCTCACAACAGTAGTATTGGGCAAACAGAAACTTTTATGGCAGGGCCTGGAGTTCACAGTTTGGCGACATTGTACCAAGTAGCCTGGATCAAACACCCATG GGATGCTTATAATGATATGAATGCATCAAGTTTCTCATATTATGCCTTGATTTATGATGACCTGATGGTACTTGAAGATATCAGGTGTTTGGCCTTGGAGAAG gTTTGA